A genomic stretch from Alloyangia pacifica includes:
- a CDS encoding head-tail connector protein codes for MIRPSLKVPPALPLVTLEELKVNARIGFDDDDALLQSYLNAAIAHLDGYAGILGRCLVTQTWEQGFVDWCYRLRLPFPDVASATIAYVDADGAEKSVAGSLFEIVEGPMGAEVVFKDDFSEPSLSDDAALPIKISFEAGYGAPGDVPDDITLVVTALARHWFDGQEGLPPQMVMLDKYRFVPV; via the coding sequence ATGATCCGGCCTTCGCTCAAGGTCCCTCCGGCGTTGCCCCTGGTGACGCTGGAGGAGTTGAAGGTGAATGCGCGCATCGGCTTCGATGACGACGACGCTCTCCTTCAGTCGTATCTCAATGCGGCGATTGCGCACCTCGACGGCTACGCCGGGATTCTGGGCCGCTGTCTTGTGACCCAGACCTGGGAGCAAGGGTTCGTCGATTGGTGCTACAGGCTGCGGCTTCCGTTTCCTGACGTGGCTTCGGCGACGATCGCATATGTCGATGCTGATGGCGCCGAGAAAAGCGTTGCGGGGTCGCTCTTCGAGATCGTCGAGGGGCCGATGGGTGCAGAGGTGGTCTTCAAGGATGATTTCTCGGAGCCGAGCCTGAGCGATGACGCGGCGCTGCCGATCAAGATCAGCTTCGAGGCTGGGTACGGCGCGCCAGGCGACGTGCCCGACGACATCACGCTCGTGGTCACCGCGCTCGCCCGGCACTGGTTCGACGGCCAAGAGGGGCTGCCACCTCAGATGGTCATGCTCGATAAATACAGGTTTGTGCCGGTATGA
- a CDS encoding DUF6950 family protein: MFSDLPPAVERARARWRREAFAWGTADCIISVCDYLLDQTGTDPARPWRGSYCTREGADAICNSHGGALGLMRHGMTLAGFDPDRPVLGAPVVVDFFGHEITGIHLGRGRTMLRLERRGLVDWPAPVLGAWKCA, from the coding sequence GTGTTTTCTGATCTTCCGCCCGCGGTCGAGCGGGCCCGGGCGCGGTGGCGGCGCGAGGCGTTCGCGTGGGGCACCGCAGACTGCATCATCAGCGTGTGCGACTACCTGCTTGATCAGACCGGCACTGATCCGGCGCGGCCCTGGCGCGGGAGCTATTGCACGCGGGAAGGGGCTGACGCCATCTGCAATTCGCACGGCGGCGCCTTGGGGCTCATGCGTCACGGCATGACATTGGCGGGCTTCGATCCAGACCGCCCGGTGCTCGGCGCACCTGTCGTGGTCGATTTCTTCGGCCATGAAATCACGGGAATTCACCTTGGGAGAGGACGAACGATGCTGCGACTTGAGCGGCGCGGGCTGGTCGATTGGCCGGCTCCGGTTCTGGGGGCTTGGAAATGCGCGTGA
- a CDS encoding tape measure protein, translating to MATDLEKLVVQLSADIKQYEREMRKAVGVSQKQARAIEKRYQQMDNRLGAIGRSAAQSIITPLAGIGAALSVREVARYADAWTGARNSLAVAGVTGQAQVRVLDELYRASQDNAAPVTALIDLYGKAAQANDNLRASEQDLIKFSDGVAVSLRVAGVSATEASGALTQLGQLLGSSRVQAEEFNSINEGARPILMAVAAGLDEAGGSVSKLKQLVTEGKVSGQDFFQAFLRGLPKIMTMAANAATTIDQGITRVNNAFTKYIGETDEGLSASQRLVAGLTALADNFDQVADVTLKVASIFAAGLLGRSIGGMIAKLGLAGAALTKFVAAARAASSISGIATAIGGLSAAAGPLGILLGSTAATAMVLYADASRDAEDKTSRLKSEMEDLGLYAPQAAGAIDQVAQSIDDMSSEERLRRVKDIREELDRLRGGQLLDRVIDTGDNLRKIGEDAGNGVARYWRPGNDLEARDVPALLEVQDIAKAFRDGEVGAQELQARLTALSQMDISDEARKLVDRLRDASSFSGALAREQEALGDSPALRDANDQLQGYRDHLDNISQAQFAPPVIGQIVDIIDEFEKGERSADDAKSAIDELGKTAPGFAGLIANVLNAIGVLDTLRAKAVETASAVAAEGGDRPGRGDGAAEVARRRADAAAAKAGSEFIAEQERLQGLTKDQLALEKEMASVRKDAQKAGATLTEEQIRGIAAANIAADDRRAASGKTGGKSSADKATERYDDAILKEIEGMRAEAGALNELALGQDEYGSAVAAARKEAELLQQLQNKGVPITAEMATQVRTLTDKWKEADVALAVAQERHEEFQAALEDFRSTMSDAFSGLVTGAYSFNDALGMVLGKLAELALSKNFERIWEGAGSSGGLGGPVGAFLKGIGYDDGGYTGPGGKHVPAGFVHKGEVVWSQRDVRRAGGVGMVEAMRRSGGGMPGYADGGPVLPGATPQIPMARRSDIPAGAAGVLMGEIGVSVDDDGMVQAYVKRAVIQGARAAEASAVNTVKRNLSAWNRNNMIYGAP from the coding sequence ATGGCAACTGATCTAGAAAAGCTGGTCGTTCAGCTTTCGGCGGACATCAAGCAGTACGAGCGCGAGATGCGCAAGGCGGTTGGCGTCTCGCAAAAGCAGGCGAGAGCGATCGAGAAGCGCTACCAGCAAATGGACAACCGTCTGGGTGCGATCGGTCGCAGCGCGGCGCAGTCAATCATCACTCCGTTGGCCGGTATCGGCGCGGCTCTCTCTGTGCGTGAGGTCGCGCGGTATGCTGACGCTTGGACTGGCGCTCGGAACTCCCTAGCTGTTGCGGGCGTGACGGGGCAGGCTCAAGTGAGGGTTCTCGACGAACTCTATCGGGCTTCGCAGGACAATGCGGCGCCGGTGACCGCCCTCATTGATCTCTATGGCAAGGCCGCTCAGGCGAACGATAATCTGAGGGCTTCCGAGCAGGACCTCATCAAGTTCTCCGATGGCGTTGCGGTTTCGCTGCGGGTCGCCGGTGTCTCTGCGACAGAGGCCTCCGGCGCGCTCACTCAATTGGGCCAACTTTTGGGGAGCTCGCGTGTCCAAGCCGAAGAGTTCAATTCGATCAATGAGGGTGCTCGTCCGATCTTGATGGCAGTCGCTGCCGGGCTTGATGAGGCGGGAGGGTCGGTCTCGAAGCTGAAGCAGCTGGTTACCGAAGGAAAGGTTAGCGGGCAGGATTTCTTCCAAGCTTTCCTGCGTGGTTTGCCGAAGATCATGACAATGGCGGCCAACGCGGCAACCACAATCGATCAGGGCATCACACGCGTGAACAATGCGTTCACGAAGTACATCGGGGAGACGGACGAAGGACTCTCTGCCTCACAGCGTCTGGTCGCTGGCCTCACAGCGCTCGCGGACAATTTCGACCAGGTCGCGGATGTGACGCTGAAGGTGGCCAGCATCTTCGCGGCGGGGCTGCTGGGCCGCTCGATCGGCGGCATGATCGCCAAGCTGGGCCTCGCGGGCGCCGCGTTGACGAAGTTTGTCGCAGCGGCGCGCGCGGCCAGCAGCATCTCCGGCATCGCCACGGCGATCGGTGGCCTCTCCGCTGCGGCGGGCCCGCTAGGAATTCTCTTGGGTTCGACCGCGGCAACCGCCATGGTCCTCTATGCGGACGCGAGCCGGGATGCTGAGGACAAGACAAGTCGCTTGAAGTCCGAGATGGAAGACCTGGGTCTGTACGCACCGCAGGCGGCGGGTGCAATCGATCAAGTCGCGCAGTCGATCGACGATATGTCGAGTGAAGAGAGGCTTCGTCGTGTCAAGGATATCCGGGAAGAGTTGGATCGTCTCCGGGGTGGGCAGTTACTCGATCGTGTCATCGATACTGGCGATAACCTGCGGAAAATCGGAGAAGATGCAGGCAATGGCGTTGCGCGCTATTGGCGGCCGGGGAATGACCTTGAGGCCAGAGATGTTCCCGCGCTTCTCGAGGTTCAGGACATCGCAAAGGCGTTTAGGGATGGTGAAGTTGGCGCACAGGAGCTGCAAGCCAGGCTGACGGCGCTCAGCCAAATGGATATCAGCGACGAGGCGAGGAAGCTTGTCGACCGCCTCCGAGATGCGAGCTCTTTTTCTGGCGCCCTCGCGAGAGAACAGGAAGCACTCGGCGACAGCCCGGCACTGCGCGATGCGAATGACCAGCTGCAGGGCTATCGGGATCACCTCGACAACATCTCGCAGGCCCAGTTCGCGCCGCCGGTTATCGGCCAGATTGTCGACATCATCGACGAATTCGAGAAGGGTGAGCGCTCGGCGGATGACGCGAAGTCGGCTATCGATGAACTCGGCAAGACGGCGCCCGGCTTCGCGGGGTTAATTGCGAACGTGCTGAACGCGATCGGTGTGCTCGACACTCTGCGCGCGAAGGCAGTGGAGACAGCGTCCGCAGTCGCCGCAGAAGGTGGTGACCGGCCCGGGCGCGGGGATGGCGCCGCCGAGGTTGCGCGGCGGCGCGCAGATGCGGCGGCGGCGAAGGCGGGCTCGGAATTCATTGCCGAGCAGGAGCGGCTTCAGGGGCTGACCAAAGACCAGCTCGCGCTCGAGAAGGAAATGGCGTCGGTCCGCAAGGATGCGCAGAAGGCCGGCGCGACGCTCACCGAAGAGCAGATTCGCGGCATCGCGGCGGCGAATATCGCTGCGGATGATCGGCGCGCCGCCTCCGGGAAGACCGGCGGCAAGTCCAGCGCCGACAAAGCGACGGAGCGCTATGACGACGCAATCCTGAAAGAAATCGAGGGCATGCGGGCCGAGGCTGGCGCGCTGAATGAACTCGCGCTCGGGCAGGATGAATACGGCAGCGCGGTTGCAGCGGCGCGGAAAGAGGCCGAACTGCTGCAGCAGCTGCAGAACAAGGGTGTGCCGATCACGGCCGAGATGGCCACGCAGGTCCGAACTCTCACCGACAAATGGAAAGAAGCGGATGTTGCGCTCGCGGTGGCGCAGGAGCGGCACGAGGAATTCCAGGCTGCGCTCGAGGATTTCCGTTCGACAATGAGCGATGCCTTCAGCGGCCTGGTCACGGGCGCATATAGCTTCAACGACGCGCTCGGGATGGTGCTGGGCAAGCTGGCGGAACTCGCGCTTAGCAAGAACTTCGAACGCATCTGGGAAGGTGCCGGCTCCAGCGGAGGCCTAGGCGGCCCCGTCGGGGCGTTCCTGAAGGGCATCGGCTACGATGACGGCGGTTACACGGGCCCCGGTGGGAAGCACGTGCCGGCAGGGTTCGTGCACAAGGGCGAGGTCGTCTGGTCGCAGCGCGACGTGCGCCGCGCTGGCGGCGTCGGCATGGTCGAGGCCATGCGCCGCAGCGGCGGGGGGATGCCGGGCTATGCCGATGGCGGGCCGGTCCTGCCGGGCGCGACGCCGCAGATCCCGATGGCGCGACGTTCCGACATTCCGGCGGGCGCCGCGGGCGTGCTCATGGGTGAGATCGGCGTCAGCGTCGACGACGACGGCATGGTGCAGGCCTATGTGAAACGGGCTGTTATCCAGGGCGCGCGGGCCGCCGAGGCGTCTGCCGTCAACACGGTGAAGCGCAACCTTTCAGCGTGGAACCGCAACAACATGATCTACGGAGCGCCCTGA
- a CDS encoding DUF3168 domain-containing protein, with amino-acid sequence MSSSEAFQNLVEATLLAAPGVAALVGDRVYEVAPPADRRKYPDVTFGPSDGTDEDADCINGEEHVLQIDIWDRNYGRKSRLKRVADAVRSVLHKAELDMPDPYALALIEVSRVRILDDPDGITVHGVVSVRAIIETYA; translated from the coding sequence ATGAGTTCGTCCGAGGCCTTCCAGAACCTTGTCGAGGCGACGCTGCTCGCCGCGCCGGGTGTCGCCGCCCTGGTGGGCGACAGGGTCTACGAGGTCGCGCCGCCGGCCGACCGCCGAAAATACCCGGATGTCACCTTCGGCCCTTCTGACGGCACCGACGAAGACGCCGACTGCATCAACGGCGAAGAGCACGTCCTGCAGATCGACATTTGGGATCGGAACTACGGGCGGAAGTCCCGGCTCAAGCGGGTCGCCGATGCTGTCCGCTCGGTGCTGCACAAGGCAGAGCTCGACATGCCCGATCCCTATGCGCTCGCGCTGATCGAAGTTTCTCGCGTCCGGATCCTCGATGACCCGGACGGCATCACGGTCCACGGTGTCGTTTCCGTGCGTGCCATCATCGAAACCTACGCCTGA
- a CDS encoding HK97-gp10 family putative phage morphogenesis protein, giving the protein MPSKILNLAKLDKKLKRLPPETKKRVRKAMEEAADKVVAMMKNLAPDSGDGSHGKPPGTLRDSIGWTWGAAPKGSFVLAALKGAGVGGDLILTIYAGNKEAFYARWQEFGTVKMPASPYFYVSWRANRKEARREVRKAVRESAKAAARGS; this is encoded by the coding sequence ATGCCGTCGAAGATCCTCAATCTGGCAAAGCTGGATAAGAAGCTGAAGCGCCTGCCGCCCGAGACAAAGAAGCGGGTCCGGAAGGCGATGGAAGAGGCGGCAGACAAAGTCGTCGCCATGATGAAGAACCTGGCGCCCGACAGTGGCGACGGCTCCCACGGCAAGCCGCCCGGCACGCTTCGCGATAGCATCGGTTGGACTTGGGGTGCCGCGCCGAAGGGCTCGTTCGTCCTCGCCGCGCTGAAGGGAGCGGGAGTTGGGGGTGACCTCATCCTCACGATTTACGCTGGGAACAAAGAGGCCTTCTACGCGCGCTGGCAGGAGTTCGGCACGGTGAAGATGCCCGCTAGCCCGTATTTCTACGTCAGCTGGCGCGCCAACCGGAAAGAGGCGCGCCGAGAGGTTCGCAAAGCGGTCCGCGAGTCGGCGAAGGCTGCAGCCCGCGGCTCGTAG
- a CDS encoding phage tail protein, with translation MAKPTTVKFGQFFVRLSDGAETSTFTAPCGFTSKSFNRSKTFGETNVPDCDDPDAPSWIERDVQSMSGSISGEGVLAKSAIPEWEAALASSDSIECEVEFVYPDGDSDIYTGSFHVESFETAGTRGERVTVSVSMQSDGEITYERTTAP, from the coding sequence ATGGCAAAACCCACCACAGTCAAGTTCGGGCAGTTCTTTGTCCGGCTTTCCGACGGCGCTGAGACGTCGACGTTCACCGCGCCCTGCGGGTTCACCTCGAAGTCGTTCAACCGCAGCAAGACGTTCGGCGAGACCAACGTGCCGGACTGCGACGATCCCGATGCGCCGTCGTGGATCGAGCGCGACGTACAGAGCATGTCCGGCTCGATCAGCGGTGAAGGTGTGCTGGCCAAGTCGGCGATCCCGGAGTGGGAAGCCGCGCTCGCGAGCTCGGACAGCATCGAATGCGAGGTCGAGTTCGTCTATCCGGACGGCGACTCCGACATCTACACCGGCAGCTTCCACGTGGAATCCTTCGAGACGGCGGGCACACGTGGCGAGCGGGTCACGGTGTCGGTCTCGATGCAGTCCGATGGTGAGATCACCTACGAACGGACCACCGCACCGTGA
- a CDS encoding phage major capsid protein codes for MTKHFTPAPKARGIVMVRADASNPTQVLADMKRAFEEFKAEREAEIADLKKGQQDVVRSEKIDKINTEISALQTSLDEANSTLAALRTGGNGGAGVDPDVAAHSTAFNSWFRRGERAIDANLHDLEVKAALTTESDPDGGYLVPEEMSTEIDRVVGTISAMRELATVMSIGTDTYKKLVSMGGAGSGWVGEKEKRDETGTPTLRELIFNTQELYANPAATQKALDDSRLDIAQWLANEVSTEFAEQEGLAFISGDGVNKPRGVMAYDTVANASYAWGKIGFVASGNAGGFAAPTSSVSPADCLIDLYYALKQQYRNGASWLMSDATMGKVRKFKDAEGNFIWAPPAGTADVPTILGKPVSTDDNMDAVAANKFPISFGNFKRGYLIIDRFGIRVLRDPYTNKPYVHFYTTKRVGGGVQNFEAIKHLKIST; via the coding sequence ATGACCAAGCATTTCACCCCGGCGCCGAAGGCGCGCGGGATCGTCATGGTGCGTGCGGACGCATCGAACCCCACTCAAGTGCTCGCGGACATGAAGCGCGCCTTCGAGGAATTCAAGGCCGAGCGCGAGGCCGAAATCGCAGACCTCAAGAAAGGTCAGCAGGACGTTGTCCGCTCGGAGAAAATCGACAAGATCAACACCGAGATCAGCGCGCTTCAGACATCGCTCGACGAGGCGAACTCGACTCTGGCGGCGCTGCGGACCGGCGGGAACGGCGGCGCGGGCGTGGACCCGGACGTGGCGGCGCATTCCACCGCTTTCAATTCGTGGTTCCGCCGCGGCGAGCGCGCGATCGATGCAAATCTGCACGACCTCGAGGTCAAGGCCGCGCTGACCACCGAGAGTGATCCGGACGGCGGCTACCTGGTGCCCGAAGAGATGTCGACTGAGATTGACCGTGTGGTCGGGACGATCTCGGCCATGCGAGAGCTGGCGACGGTCATGTCGATCGGCACCGACACCTACAAGAAACTGGTCAGCATGGGCGGCGCGGGCTCCGGCTGGGTTGGCGAGAAGGAGAAGCGGGATGAGACCGGCACGCCGACCCTCCGTGAGCTGATCTTCAACACGCAGGAACTCTACGCGAACCCCGCGGCGACGCAGAAGGCGCTCGACGACAGTCGCCTCGATATCGCCCAGTGGCTCGCCAATGAGGTCTCCACCGAATTCGCCGAGCAGGAGGGTCTCGCCTTCATCTCCGGCGATGGCGTGAACAAGCCCCGCGGCGTCATGGCTTACGACACCGTCGCGAATGCCAGCTACGCTTGGGGCAAGATCGGGTTTGTCGCCTCGGGGAATGCCGGCGGTTTCGCCGCTCCCACCTCTTCGGTGAGCCCGGCAGATTGCCTGATCGACCTCTACTACGCGCTGAAGCAGCAGTACCGGAACGGTGCGAGCTGGCTGATGTCGGACGCCACCATGGGTAAGGTCCGCAAGTTCAAGGATGCCGAAGGCAACTTCATCTGGGCACCTCCGGCCGGTACCGCCGACGTCCCGACGATCCTGGGCAAGCCGGTCAGCACCGACGACAACATGGACGCCGTGGCGGCGAACAAGTTCCCGATCTCCTTCGGCAACTTCAAGCGCGGCTACCTGATCATCGATCGGTTCGGCATCCGTGTTCTGCGCGATCCCTACACCAACAAGCCCTACGTGCACTTCTACACCACGAAGCGCGTTGGTGGCGGGGTGCAGAACTTCGAGGCGATCAAGCACCTCAAGATTTCCACCTGA
- a CDS encoding head-tail adaptor protein, which produces MNAPKLVDSLSFDAPIYDARGLQTGWSEGAYSCRAQIRYLRGGEAVQAARLDGKQPAVVTIRRSDVADMITSDWKMKDARRGTIFNVRAIVPTEDRAWLEITAESGVAT; this is translated from the coding sequence ATGAACGCGCCAAAGCTGGTCGACAGTCTGTCCTTCGATGCGCCGATTTATGACGCGCGCGGCCTCCAGACCGGGTGGTCAGAGGGGGCGTATAGCTGCCGGGCGCAAATTCGGTACCTGCGCGGGGGCGAAGCTGTGCAGGCCGCACGGCTGGATGGCAAACAGCCGGCGGTCGTGACCATCAGGCGCAGCGATGTCGCCGACATGATCACCTCGGATTGGAAGATGAAGGACGCTCGCCGCGGCACGATCTTTAACGTCCGTGCCATCGTCCCGACGGAAGATCGGGCCTGGCTTGAAATCACCGCCGAGAGCGGGGTGGCGACATGA
- a CDS encoding head maturation protease, ClpP-related has protein sequence MTLKSLPEIRAGRMPDTFAFEADPEAFDRWSSGISAAQAPENTISILDVIGEDYYGEGVTSRRVSAALRRIGDQEVYVDINSPGGNFFEGVAIYNMLRQHSQKVHVRILGLAASAASVIAMAGDDIQIGRAGFLMIHNAWVVAIGNRHDMSDAAAVLEPFDDAMASVYAAQCGAEKTKVAEWMDRESWFNGEQAVELGLAHGLLPADAIAEGEPKSRTQNSTKKVDTLLAKAGLPRSERRALLGDLKGGTRDAAPNVTHDAGDWTPAAQQLINLIRS, from the coding sequence ATGACCCTAAAGAGCCTGCCTGAAATTCGGGCCGGGCGCATGCCCGACACCTTCGCCTTCGAGGCGGACCCCGAGGCGTTCGACCGCTGGAGTTCGGGCATATCCGCCGCACAGGCGCCAGAAAACACCATCTCGATCCTCGATGTGATCGGGGAAGACTACTACGGGGAGGGCGTCACCTCGCGCCGGGTTTCCGCGGCGCTGCGGCGCATCGGTGACCAGGAGGTCTACGTCGACATCAACTCGCCGGGCGGCAATTTCTTCGAGGGCGTCGCGATCTACAACATGCTGCGCCAGCACTCCCAGAAGGTCCATGTGCGGATCCTCGGTCTGGCCGCCTCCGCCGCGTCGGTCATCGCCATGGCTGGCGACGACATCCAGATTGGCCGGGCCGGGTTCCTGATGATCCACAATGCGTGGGTGGTCGCGATCGGCAACCGGCACGACATGAGCGATGCGGCTGCGGTGTTGGAGCCCTTCGACGACGCGATGGCCTCGGTCTATGCCGCGCAGTGCGGCGCCGAGAAGACGAAGGTCGCCGAATGGATGGATCGCGAGAGTTGGTTCAACGGCGAGCAGGCCGTCGAGCTCGGGCTCGCGCACGGCCTTCTGCCGGCCGATGCCATTGCCGAAGGCGAGCCGAAGAGCCGCACTCAGAATTCCACCAAGAAGGTGGATACGCTGCTGGCGAAAGCTGGCCTGCCTCGCTCAGAACGCCGTGCGCTTCTGGGCGATCTAAAGGGGGGTACGCGCGACGCTGCCCCCAACGTCACGCACGACGCTGGCGATTGGACCCCCGCTGCTCAGCAGCTGATCAACCTCATTCGGTCGTAA
- a CDS encoding gene transfer agent family protein yields MSRGGRVTLDWADGTYPFALGIGQLEELQEKCDAGPWYIQWALQSAMLASGMGSQPPKDISPAYVSEVIRLGLIGGGMDAIPALKKVRAYVGPGQLAENLPFAFSIISVAIQGVPEDEPEKPEGESEMSANRSPEESSGSRKYTEPAQPSA; encoded by the coding sequence GTGAGCCGCGGTGGGCGCGTAACGCTGGATTGGGCGGACGGGACATACCCGTTCGCCCTCGGCATCGGGCAGCTCGAAGAGTTGCAAGAGAAATGCGACGCGGGGCCATGGTACATCCAGTGGGCGCTGCAGTCGGCCATGCTGGCCAGCGGCATGGGCTCGCAGCCGCCGAAGGACATTTCGCCGGCCTATGTTTCCGAGGTGATCCGCCTCGGGCTCATCGGCGGGGGCATGGATGCGATCCCGGCGCTGAAGAAGGTCCGCGCCTATGTCGGGCCCGGGCAGCTGGCCGAAAATCTACCGTTCGCCTTCTCGATCATCAGCGTGGCGATCCAAGGCGTGCCGGAGGATGAGCCGGAAAAGCCGGAGGGGGAAAGCGAGATGAGCGCGAACCGCTCCCCCGAGGAAAGCTCAGGTTCGCGCAAATATACGGAACCGGCGCAGCCGTCGGCCTAA